TAGCGGACTCAATAACTGTGGCTGCGGAACAGGTTGCTGCTGAGGTAAAGCCAGTTCAGCTGACGGATTGGGGGGACACTATACGGGTGTCATTAAATTACTTACCACCAAAGGTTAGCCTATTAAAAGTTAAGCATGGTGCTGCTGAGCTTATTGATTGCAATGATCATACTGGTTATAAAATTCCATTCTGGCCTAATATATTGCTTAGTAAGGATCAACTACCAGTCACTTTATGTGTGGTGGCTTATGATCAGGCTGATAATAGCTCAATGCCTTGGGAGTTTGCTCTTAAGTAGAGGTACCCTAAAGTTTATTCGGAAAAACTTATTATTTTTATTATTGCCTCTCATCAGATAAAAGACACTTGTATTTTACGTTAATGGCTATCACGTTAGTGCATAGTTTATCTGAAAAAGAGTTTTTTTACTTAATGTAGCTGTTCGAATTCGACTTTTTTGACTAGAGTAAAACTTTTCTAGCCTGGAAAAGGATAATTCTTTATGGCCTATTTACAACCATTATCAGCAACTCATCACTCTGATTTAATAGACAGTTTTAGTGTTTTTGAACGAATTTTAGGTTTTGTGCCTAACAGCATGCTGACGATGCAACGCTGCCCAGCAATAGTAAAAGGTTTTACTGTATTAACAGAGGCTGTGATGAGCCCTCATGGTTCAGTTGATGTGGGGTTTAAACGGTTGATTGCACATTTTGCTAGTAAAGCAGCTGGGTGCCGTTATTGTGAAGCTCACTCGTTAGTAGCCGCCAAAATTCATGGAATGAGTGAAGAAAAAGTAGCAGCTGTTTGGAATTATAAAACAAATGCATTATATACTGAGGCTGAACGTGTTGCGTTAGACTTTGCATTAGCGGCGGGTTCAGTACCCAATGGAGTGGATGAGACCTTAATGAGTAAAATGAAGCAGTATTGGTCAGAGCAACAAATTGTAGAGATACTGGCGGCTGTTTGCTTATACGGTTTCTTAAATCGCTGGAATGACTCCATGGCTACTGACTTAGAAGATGCTCCCAAAGCACTGGCAAATAACGTGTTAAAAAAACATGGTTGGACTGCTGGTAAGCATGTCTAAGTGCGACATGAAGTCGCATAAAGTCGTTGTTCTCCGACTTACGAGAGAACCATCTGTATCACCAGATGACCCTA
This region of Spartinivicinus poritis genomic DNA includes:
- a CDS encoding carboxymuconolactone decarboxylase family protein; the encoded protein is MAYLQPLSATHHSDLIDSFSVFERILGFVPNSMLTMQRCPAIVKGFTVLTEAVMSPHGSVDVGFKRLIAHFASKAAGCRYCEAHSLVAAKIHGMSEEKVAAVWNYKTNALYTEAERVALDFALAAGSVPNGVDETLMSKMKQYWSEQQIVEILAAVCLYGFLNRWNDSMATDLEDAPKALANNVLKKHGWTAGKHV